One window from the genome of Amaranthus tricolor cultivar Red isolate AtriRed21 chromosome 9, ASM2621246v1, whole genome shotgun sequence encodes:
- the LOC130824068 gene encoding sulfite oxidase gives MPGLRAPFDYSDEPPRHSSLKINSKEPFNAEPHRSGLISSYVTPVDLFYKRNHGPIPVVDDIERYRLSVVGLVNIQRELFMRDIQNLPKYTVTASLQCAGNRRTAMSNKRKVRGVGWDISAIGNAVWGGAKLADLLELVGVPKLSSTTPSGGKHVEFVSVDRCKEENGGPYKASIPLIQATNPEADVLLAYEMNGEPLNRDHGYPLRVVVPGVIGARSVKWLDSINVIAEECQGFFMQKDYKMFPPSVNWENINWSTRRPQMDFPVQSAICSLEDSNVLKDGKVTVKGYAVSGGGRGIERVDVSIDGGKTWIEASRYQKSGVPYVADSAHSDKWAWVFFEANFEVQHSAEIVAKAVDIAGNVQPENVDSIWNLRGILNTSWHKVNVRVGHSSM, from the exons ATGCCGGGTCTTCGTGCGCCATTCGATTACTCCGATGAACCACCTCGTCATTCTTCTCTCAAAATTAATTCTAAG GAGCCTTTCAATGCAGAACCACATCGATCCGGCCTCATATCATCCTATGTGACTCCGGTGGATTTGTTTTACAAAAGAAACCATGGACCTATACCTGTTGTTGATGACATTGAAAG ATATCGTCTTTCTGTGGTGGGTTTAGTCAATATCCAAAGGGAGTTGTTCATGAGAGATATACA GAACCTGCCGAAGTACACAGTGACAGCGTCATTACAG TGTGCAGGGAATCGCAGGACAGCAATGAGCAATAAAAGAAAAGTGAGAGGAGTTGGATGGGACATTTCTGCCATAGGAAATG CTGTGTGGGGTGGAGCTAAACTGGCAGATTTGCTTGAACTTGTTGGCGTTCCTAAGCTATCAAGTACTACACCAAGTGGGGGAAAACATGTTGAATTTGTTAGTGTTGACAGGTGCAAG GAGGAGAATGGAGGTCCTTATAAGGCATCGATTCCTTTAATCCAGGCAACTAATCCCGAAGCAGATGTATTACTTGCATATGAAATGAATGGAGAG CCACTTAACAGGGATCATGGTTATCCATTACGTGTAGTCGTCCCAGGTGTTATTGGTGCACGTTCAGTCAAATGGTTGGATTCCATTAATGTGATTGCTGAAGAATGTCAG GGCTTCTTCATGCAAAAGGATTACAAAATGTTCCCTCCTTCAGTTAATTGGGAAAATATAAACTGGTCAACAAGGAGGCCTCAAATGGATTTTCCTGTTCAG AGCGCCATATGTTCATTAGAAGACTCCAATGTTCTGAAGGATGGCAAG GTCACAGTCAAGGGATATGCTGTATCTGGTGGAGGGCGTGGGATTGAAAGAGTTGATGTATCGATAGATGGAGGCAAAACATGGATTGAAGCCTCCAGATATCAGAAATCAGGTGTTCCATATGTTGCAGATAGTGCTCATAGTGACAAGTGGGCATGGGTGTTTTTTGAGGCCAATTTCGAAGTGCAGCATAGTGCTGAGATTGTTGCTAAAGCG GTGGATATTGCCGGAAACGTGCAGCCAGAAAATGTAGATAGTATCTGGAATCTAAGAGGAATTCTGAACACCTCATGGCACAAGGTCAATGTTAGAGTTGGTCACTCAAGTATGTAA
- the LOC130823222 gene encoding uncharacterized protein LOC130823222, with protein MKEISKSIWETVPWCMLFTDDIVLVAETKEEANSKLEEWREALEGEPEVTIGGEVIACTSKFKYLGSTIQSNGEMNRDVSNRIQAGWLKCQAATGVLCDKKLPRRLKRKFYRVAIRPALLYGTECWPVKKVFEQRMDVTEMHILRWMCGNTMMNRIRNQKFKEKLRVALLSAKTRENRLRWFGHV; from the exons ATGAAGGAAATCTCTAAATCCATCTGGGAAACCGTACCATGGTGCATGCTTTTCACCGACGATATAGTTTTGGTCGCAGAAACCAAGGAAGAggctaatagtaaattggaagagtggagggaagctttggAGG GGGAACCAGAGGTGACCATAGGGGGAGAAGTTATTGCATGTacgtccaagttcaaatatttgggatcgacgattcagagtaatggggagatGAATAGAGACGTTAGtaatcgtatacaagcgggttggcttaagtgtCAAGCAGCAACCggggtgctttgtgataaaaagttaCCGAGGAGATTAAAACGTAAATTTTACCGCGTTGCGATTAGGCCGGCGTTGTTATATGGGACagaatgttggcccgtaaagaaggTTTTCGAACAGAGGATGGATGTAACAGAAATGCATATActaaggtggatgtgtggtaatACTATGATGAATAGGATAAGAAACCAGAAGTTTAAGGAGAAGTTAAGGGTTGCACTTCTCTCCGCAAAGACACGGGAGAataggttgagatggtttgggcatgtgtaG
- the LOC130824121 gene encoding SWI/SNF complex component SNF12 homolog: MSSNTNNNQNKNIGSSMPMSSPYGNSGMGNPNNLPPNFNPSSSQTQGQNLPHQLGYGFQSQFQLAQAQALAQAQSKAAAHAHLLQAQGLSLNQAQALGIGNLGGSSSPSISGVGNLGMKRVPQKPPVHPPGPSGGMNLMSPMKNAMELTPAAMARRKKQKTQEKHLSGRVAPILPESALYTQLLEFESRVDAALMRKKIDIQESLKNPPSVQKTLRIYVFNTFANQSQSIPKKPNAEPPTWTLKIIGRILEDGIDPEQVAAMKLNPLHPKFSTFFKRVTIGLDQRLYPENHLIVWENSRSSAPTEGFEVKRKGDKEFTVNIRFDMNYIPEKFKLSQPLTELLGIEAETRPRIIAAIWHYVKARKLQNQNDPSFFNCDPQLQKVFGEEKMKFTMVSQKISQHLSPPPPIQVEHHLKLSGSSPSGNACYDILVDIPFPIQRELSMLLANTEKTKEIEICDEAICAAIRKIHEHRKRRAFFLGFSQSPSEFINALIESQSRDLKVVSGEASRSVERERRSDFFNQPWVEDAVIRYLTRKPANAPDGPGST, from the exons ATGTCCTCAAATACgaacaataatcaaaataagaatATTGGAAGTTCAATGCCAATGTCATCCCCTTATGGGAATTCTGGAATGGGAAACCCTAATAATTTACCCCCAAATTTCAATCCATCATCATCTCAAACTCAAGGACAAAATCTGCCCCATCAATTAGGGTATGGGTTTCAGAGTCAGTTTCAACTAGCCCAAGCCCAAGCCTTGGCCCAAGCACAGTCAAAAGCTGCTGCTCATGCTCATCTTCTGCAAGCTCAAGGTTTGAGTCTTAATCAGGCACAAGCCTTGGGGATTGGTAATTTAGGGGGTAGTTCATCACCTTCGATTTCGGGTGTAGGGAATTTAGGTATGAAGAGGGTCCCACAAAAACCGCCTGTTCATCCCCCAGGACCATCTGGGGGAATGAACTTGATGTCACCTATGAAAAATGCAATGGAGCTTACTCCTGCGGCTATGGCCCGaagaaagaaacaaaaaactcaGGAGAAGCATTTGAGTGGGAGGGTAGCTCCTATATTGCCGGAGTCTGCATTGTATACGCAACTTCTCGAGTTTGAGTCTCGTGTTGATGCTGCATTGATGAGAAAGAAGATTGATATTCAAGAGTCTTTGAAAAACCCTCCGTCTGTTCAGAAAACGCTTCGAATTTATGTGTTTAATACCTTTGCAAATCAGTCACAGTCTATCCCGAAGAAGCCAAACGCTGAACCGCCCACTTGGACCTTGAAAATAATTGGGAGGATTTTGGAAGATGGAATTGACCCTGAACAAGTTGCGGCAATGAAACTGAATCCATTGCATCCAAAGTTTTCGACTTTTTTTAAGAGGGTTACCATCGGTTTGGATCAGAGATTGTACCCTGAAAACCATTTAATTGTTTGGGAGAATTCTCGCTCTTCTGCTCCAACCGAGGGTTTTGAGGTGAAAAGGAAAGGAGACAAAGAGTTCACGGTGAACATTCGGTTTGACATGAACTATATACCCGAGAAATTCAAGCTTTCCCAACCCTTAACAGAACTTCTTGGCATAGAAGCCGAGACTCGCCCAAGAATAATAGCTGCTATATGGCATTATGTTAAGGCAAGGAAGTTACAGAACCAAAATGATCCAAGCTTTTTCAATTGTGATCCACAGCTTCAGAAGGTATTTGGTGAAGAAAAGATGAAATTTACCATGGTGTCACAAAAGATTTCGCAGCATTTGTCTCCTCCGCCACCGATTCAGGTGGAACATCACCTCAAGCTTTCTGGTAGTAGTCCTTCCGGAAATGCTTGTTACGATATATTAGTTGATATACCATTTCCGATACAGAGAGAGCTCTCGATGCTGCTGGCAAACACCGAGAAAACGAAGGAGATTGAAATCTGTGATGAAGCAATTTGTGCTGCTATAAGGAAAATTCACGAACACCGCAAAAGGAGAGCGTTCTTTCTCGGTTTTAGTCAATCCCCATCTGAATTCATCAACGCGTTGATAGAATCTCAAAGCCGAGATCTCAAGGTCGTTTCTGGGGAAGCTAGTCGCAGTGTAGAAAGAGAACGCCGATCAGATTTCTTCAACCAACCATG GGTTGAGGATGCTGTTATTCGCTACTTAACCCGCAAGCCAGCCAATGCGCCCGATGGTCCTGGTAGCACATAA
- the LOC130824159 gene encoding F-box/kelch-repeat protein At3g27150-like — translation MAKGREIEDEQVEKERKDDEFDEEDYIIDNSYYESEEESCNEIDMNTSSSWLIVDWPRPDKIPKFDTYDDHFRLDLSLGIKPQDADYGCCHVPQLSDELENMIAARLPLLEFRKICSLNKRFLEQIKNGDLLRERKLIGVREASVFMLPSGEKNWWAFDQKFTFHKALPLLPSDDVFKALDKESLCAGTQLLVCGTDVDGPVIWTYDVLMNKWFKGSSMVEPRCLFASASTGDTAFVAGGQGLENQEILNSAEKYDPVTKSWERLPKMKIKRKMCSGVYMDENFYVIGGQNQTGGVLTCGEMFDEKKNIWVPIPGILDGLTSTSSRSTHSPPLVAVVNNELYTIETSTNCLMVYMKSTNSWRALGQVPVRADISNGWGVAFKSLGNELLVIGGSKISLSGFGMTIYTCCPHPNAESLDWKLLDGSSSSRSHFIMNCTVMVA, via the coding sequence ATGGCAAAAGGAAGAGAAATTGAGGATGAACAAGTTGAGAAGGAGAGGAAGGATGATGAGTTTGATGAAGAAGATTACATAATTGACAACTCTTACTATGAATCCGAAGAGGAGTCTTGTAATGAAATCGATATGAATACCTCTTCTTCTTGGCTGATTGTTGATTGGCCGAGACCAGATAAAATTCCGAAGTTTGATACTTATGATGATCATTTCAGGCTTGATTTGTCGTTAGGTATTAAGCCTCAGGATGCAGATTATGGTTGTTGTCATGTTCCCCAACTCAGCGATGAGTTGGAGAACATGATAGCAGCTAGGCTTCCGCTTTTAGAATTCCGGAAGATTTGCTCGCTGAACAAACGTTTCTTAGAGCAAATAAAAAACGGGGACTTGCTTAGAGAGCGAAAACTGATTGGTGTCCGAGAGGCATCAGTCTTTATGCTACCCAGTGGGGAGAAAAACTGGTGGGCATTTGATCAGAAGTTTACATTCCATAAGGCACTCCCCCTGTTGCCTTCTGATGATGTTTTCAAAGCCTTAGATAAAGAGTCTCTTTGTGCAGGGACCCAACTTCTCGTGTGTGGTACCGATGTTGATGGGCCGGTCATATGGACATATGATGTCCTAATGAACAAATGGTTTAAGGGTTCTTCTATGGTTGAACCGAGGTGCTTATTTGCCTCCGCCTCGACTGGCGACACCGCGTTTGTGGCTGGCGGTCAAGGTCTTGAAAACCAGGAAATCCTGAACTCTGCAGAGAAGTATGATCCTGTGACCAAGTCATGGGAGCGACTTCCGAAGatgaaaataaagagaaaaatgtgttcCGGTGTATACATGGATGAGAATTTTTATGTGATCGGTGGCCAAAACCAAACCGGGGGTGTTCTAACTTGCGGAGAAATGTTTGACGAGAAAAAGAACATATGGGTGCCCATACCGGGAATCCTTGATGGGTTAACCTCAACCAGTTCACGGTCAACTCACTCTCCCCCTCTTGTCGCTGTCGTTAATAACGAACTGTACACCATTGAAACGTCGACAAACTGCTTGATGGTGTACATGAAAAGCACCAATTCTTGGAGGGCTTTGGGACAAGTTCCTGTTCGAGCTGATATAAGCAACGGTTGGGGCGTTGCTTTCAAGTCACTTGGAAATGAGTTACTTGTTATAGGCGGATCTAAAATCTCGCTCTCGGGCTTTGGTATGACAATTTACACATGCTGCCCTCACCCAAATGCTGAATCCTTAGACTGGAAGCTCCTGGATGGAAGTAGCAGTAGCCGAAGCCATTTCATTATGAACTGCACTGTCATGGTTGCTTGA